Proteins encoded within one genomic window of Humulus lupulus chromosome 1, drHumLupu1.1, whole genome shotgun sequence:
- the LOC133812775 gene encoding chaperone protein dnaJ 11, chloroplastic — MLSVPSSTSFLSPSSLSPRSSQPPSPTSVRFATTRASAASTSYASAESETTTSYLNARRNTAASLYQILGIPTAATCQEIKAAYRKLARVCHPDVATIDRKDSSADEFMKIHAAYSTLSDPTKRADYDRRFLRRQSPLTMASGFNGYSRRNWETDQCW, encoded by the coding sequence ATGCTCTCTGTTCCGTCGTCCACCTCGTTTCTCTCCCCTTCGAGCCTTTCACCGAGATCTTCTCAACCGCCTTCTCCGACGTCCGTTAGGTTCGCCACCACACGCGCCTCCGCAGCTTCCACGTCTTACGCCTCTGCGGAGAGCGAGACGACGACATCGTACCTGAACGCGCGACGAAACACGGCGGCGTCGCTCTACCAGATCCTCGGCATCCCTACCGCCGCAACTTGTCAGGAGATCAAAGCGGCGTACCGGAAATTGGCTAGGGTTTGCCATCCGGACGTGGCGACGATAGATCGGAAGGATTCTTCCGCCGATGAGTTTATGAAGATCCACGCCGCTTACTCTACTCTATCCGATCCGACGAAACGCGCCGACTACGATCGGAGGTTTCTGAGGCGTCAGAGTCCGCTCACCATGGCGTCTGGATTCAACGGTTACTCTCGCCGAAACTGGGAGACCGATCAGTGCTGGTAA